The following proteins are co-located in the Oenanthe melanoleuca isolate GR-GAL-2019-014 chromosome 4, OMel1.0, whole genome shotgun sequence genome:
- the ABCE1 gene encoding ATP-binding cassette sub-family E member 1, which produces MADKLTRIAIVNHDKCKPKKCRQECKKSCPVVRMGKLCIEVTSQSKIAWISETLCIGCGICIKKCPFGALSIVNLPSNLEKETTHRYCANAFKLHRLPIPRPGEVLGLVGTNGIGKSTALKILAGKQKPNLGKYDDPPDWQEILTYFRGSELQNYFTKILEDDLKAIIKPQYVDQIPKAAKGTVGSILDRKDETKTQTVVCQQLDLTHLKERNVEDLSGGELQRFACAVVCIQKADIFMFDEPSSYLDVKQRLKAAITIRSLINPDRYIIVVEHDLSVLDYLSDFICCLYGVPSAYGVVTMPFSVREGINIFLDGYVPTENLRFRDASLVFKVAETANEEEVKKMCMYKYPGMKKKMGEFELSIVAGEFTDSEIMVMLGENGTGKTTFIRMLAGRLTPDEGGEVPVLNVSYKPQKISPKSTGSVRQLLHEKIRDAYTHPQFVTDVMKPLQIENIIDQEVQTLSGGELQRVALALCLGKPADVYLIDEPSAYLDSEQRLMAARVIKRFILHAKKTAFVVEHDFIMATYLADRVIVFDGIPSKNTLANSPQTLLAGMNKFLSQLEITFRRDPNNYRPRINKLNSIKDVEQKKSGNYFFLDD; this is translated from the exons ATGGCAGACAAATTAACAAGAATTGCTATAGTCAACCATGACAAGTGTAAGCCAAAGAAATGTCGTCAGGAATGCAAGAAGAGTTGTCCTGTGGTTCGAATGG GAAAACTTTGCATAGAAGTCACATCGCAGAGCAAAATAGCATGGATTTCAGAAACTCTTTGTATTGGTTGTGGTATTTGCATCAAG AAATGTCCTTTTGGAGCCTTGTCAATTGTTAACTTACCTAGCAACCTGGAGAAAGAAACAACGCATAGATACTGTGCCAATGCCTTCAAACTTCACAG GTTGCCTATCCCTCGTCCAGGTGAAGTACTGGGATTGGTTGGAACCAATGGTATTGGAAAATCAACTGCCTTGAAAATTTtagcaggaaaacagaagcCAAATCTTGGAAAATATGAT GATCCACCTGACTGGCAAGAAATTTTGACTTACTTCCGAGGATCtgaattacaaaattattttaccaaGATCCTGGAAGATGACCTTAAAGCTATCATTAAACCTCAGTACGTGGACCAGATTCCTAAAGCTGCAAAG GGAACAGTGGGATCAATTCTGGATAGGAAGGATGAAACTAAGACACAAACTGTTGTATGTCAGCAGCTTG ACTTAACACacctgaaagaaagaaatgttgaGGACCTTTCAGGAGGAGAACTTCAGAGATTTGCTTGTGCAGTTGTTTGCATTCAGAAGGCTGATAT CTTCATGTTTGATGAACCTTCCAGCTACTTGGATGTCAAGCAGCGCTTGAAGGCTGCCATTACTATCCGGTCCCTAATAAACCCTGACAG GTACATTATTGTTGTAGAGCATGATCTAAGTGTGTTAGATTATCTCTCTGACTTTATCTGCTGCCTGTATGGTGTGCCAAGTGCTTATGGTGTTGTTACCATGCCTTTCAGCGTAAGAGAAG gcataaatattttcctagaTGGCTATGTTCCAACAGAAAATCTAAGGTTTCGAGATGCATCTCTGGTATTTAAAGTAGCTGAGACAGCTAACGAAGAAGAGGTTAAAAAGATGTGTATGTACAAATATCCCggaatgaaaaaaaagatgggaGAATTTGAATTATCCATAGTAGCTGGAGAATTCACCGATTCTGAAATTATGGTGATGTTAGGGGAAAATG GAACTGGCAAAACAACATTTATCCGAATGCTTGCAGGAAGACTTACACCTGATGAAGGAG gTGAGGTCCCAGTCCTAAATGTCAGCTATAAACCACAGAAAATCAGCCCTAAATCTACG GGAAGTGTCCGTCAGCTGCTGCATGAGAAGATCAGAGATGCCTATACACACCCCCAGTTTGTAACTGACGTGATGAAACCTCTTCAGATAGAAAACATTATTGACCAGGAG GTTCAGACACTGTCTGGTGGTGAGTTGCAGCGTGTGGCATTAGCTCTGTGTCTGGGTAAACCTGCAGATGTTTATCTGATTGATGAGCCCTCAGCATATCTGGACTCTGAACAGCGTCTGATGGCTGCCAGAGTCATTAAACG TTTCATTCTCCATGCtaaaaaaacagcttttgtgGTAGAACATGATTTTATCATGGCTACATATCTTGCTGATCGTGTGATTGTTTTTGATGGCATTCCTTCCAAGAACACACTGGCAAACAG TCCACAGACTCTTTTGGCTGGAATGAATAAGTTTTTATCTCAGCTTGAAATCACTTTTAGAAGAGACCCCAACAATTACAGACCAAGAATAAACAAACTCAATTCCATCAAG GATGTGGAACAAAAGAAGAGTGGAAACTACTTCTTCCTGGATGACTAA